One stretch of Rhipicephalus sanguineus isolate Rsan-2018 chromosome 10, BIME_Rsan_1.4, whole genome shotgun sequence DNA includes these proteins:
- the LOC119372144 gene encoding DDB1- and CUL4-associated factor 12 homolog — MAHVRKLSISGFRTDDDEDERNSLDASYKFAWPGGESAANGGTASFFSDPVRLELLIRRDMYCSKRTSRNFGDYVQSRELGLQHRQRLSVNETYGARRLLQNGLYREREVSLGRINKVFCSAWLSERQIVFGTKCNKLIVLDSENGKLCQIPSLQSSHSSPPPENHCGIHALQINPSRTLLATGAQHANDTAVYRLPTLDPVCVGERAHTDWIFDLAWLDDEFYVTGSRDATLALWRVQEPRGWGQHGDDDADASTSWSRFPLPPRYHAVRPLAVRGCKDADKIRALLFSRRHEEIVALSLNAYIHQWDARSLRWRASYKMPYCQENVCLAQQPDRNVYAVGSKSYVTFLDSRTLQQTQKVPSKYIGCGIRSLSFMDDLLTIGTGIGVLLFFDLRASKYLEDTDQARYSTLKANRGWVHADELYREVFWNTEYNPAIYTHCYDPSGLRLFAAGGPLPASLQGNYAGLWY; from the coding sequence ATGGCGCACGTACGTAAGCTTAGCATCAGCGGGTTCCGCACGGACGACGATGAAGACGAGAGAAATTCGCTCGACGCGTCCTACAAGTTTGCCTGGCCCGGTGGAGAATCGGCGGCGAACGGTGGAACCGCGTCGTTCTTTAGCGACCCAGTGCGGCTCGAACTCTTAATTCGGCGCGACATGTACTGCTCCAAGAGGACGTCGCGAAACTTCGGCGACTACGTGCAGAGCCGGGAACTGGGCTTACAGCACAGGCAGCGGCTAAGCGTCAACGAAACGTACGGCGCCCGACGCCTACTCCAGAACGGCCTTTACCGCGAGCGCGAGGTGAGCCTGGGGCGCATCAACAAGGTATTTTGCTCGGCTTGGCTGTCGGAACGCCAGATTGTGTTCGGCACGAAGTGCAATAAACTTATAGTGCTCGACTCTGAGAACGGCAAGCTCTGCCAGATCCCCAGCCTGCAGAGCTCACACTCCAGCCCGCCCCCCGAGAACCACTGCGGGATCCACGCGCTGCAGATTAATCCTTCGCGTACCCTCCTAGCCACGGGCGCCCAACACGCCAACGACACGGCCGTCTACAGGCTTCCCACTCTGGATCCCGTGTGCGTGGGCGAGAGGGCGCACACCGACTGGATCTTCGACCTGGCCTGGCTTGACGACGAATTCTACGTGACCGGGTCGCGCGACGCGACGCTCGCACTGTGGAGGGTGCAGGAACCGCGCGGGTGGGGTCAgcacggcgacgacgacgccgacgcctccaCCTCCTGGAGCAGGTTCCCGCTGCCGCCCCGCTACCACGCGGTGAGGCCGCTCGCCGTGCGCGGCTGCAAGGACGCCGACAAGATCCGAGCGCTTCTCTTCAGCCGGCGCCATGAAGAGATAGTCGCCCTCTCGCTCAACGCCTACATCCACCAGTGGGACGCTCGGTCGCTGCGCTGGAGGGCGTCCTACAAGATGCCCTATTGCCAGGAGAACGTTTGCCTCGCGCAGCAGCCCGATCGCAACGTCTACGCGGTAGGCTCCAAGTCTTACGTGACGTTCCTGGACTCGCGGACGCTCCAGCAGACGCAGAAGGTGCCCTCGAAGTACATCGGATGTGGCATCCGGTCTCTCAGCTTCATGGACGACCTGCTGACCATTGGCACGGGTATTGGTGTGCTGCTCTTCTTCGACCTGCGTGCTTCCAAGTACCTCGAAGACACCGACCAAGCCCGGTACAGCACCCTCAAGGCCAACAGGGGCTGGGTGCATGCCGACGAACTGTACCGCGAGGTCTTCTGGAACACCGAGTACAATCCGGCCATCTACACGCACTGTTACGATCCGTCGGGTCTGCGGCTGTTTGCAGCCGGTGGACCCCTGCCTGCGAGCCTTCAGGGCAACTATGCGGGGTTGTGGTATTGA